The genomic window GATGGAGTAAAGCACACTCATATTCAATGGCAAAAATGATGTAAAGGAAAAGTATTCTGAGGTCTTCACTTCTCCAGAAGACGATTAGTGAACCAGGCCAACATCCTGTTGGTAGAGAGTACAAGAGCAGAAGCAAACTATCTTTAGAGATGACACATGTTTGCATCCCAACCCCCAATTTTATTTGTCTCTTAGAAGGGTGGCAGATTTCATTTcttggggaggaaaagagggaaggagatgatTACTTGAGACGGATGGGTACCCATAATAGCCTGATGGaagaaagagtttaaaaatcacattttaaaatatccagCAAGAACAGAaccaagttcagaaaggggacaTAGACAAATAATTCTATGGGGTTCATATAAATTAAGTATCTACTTTGAAATGACCAAAACTATATGTAAGAGATTCTCGGTTTCCTGTGCAATCCTCTTCTTCACTATTTCTAAATTAATGTGACCGACATAGTTATATTTATTGAAGCTTGTGTAATACACAATCAAAGAGACACCAGTTTCTTCCTATGAGAATCGACCTAATACTTGTTGCCTTTTAGATCTTTTGTAATCCTGACTACTAAAATGGTTAGCTCTTTTTGAAAAGCATTCAGTCTTAGCCTTCACTGACATCACTTAGAAAAACTTTAGATCCAGGTCACATCCAGATCCTTATGGTGCTCTGCCAGAAACCAATTTTCATGCTGATACTGAAAGGTGAAGGACCGACTCCGGTTTGGGACTGATCCTTCCTCTCATTCTACATCCACCAGATCCTTTTACTTGCTAGCCCACATCACTCTTATTTTGGAAAAGACTGCACGGGAAACTCagtcatatcatttgcaaaaatctTGTTAAATGATAACCGCAGCATTTGCCATACTGAGCAATCTAAACACATGGAGAACATGGGAGATGAAATGAGCTGGGGGGGTGACATTGGGAACGCTAGCACCAGGCCTACGACCTGTTTTTCTATCACTTTGCTACCCAAACCTTTCATAACCTAATGTTTAACTTTTCAGTAACAGAAATCAAGCTCCTTATTCTCCATgtgcagatttttttctcttcccttttttgaagatGAGGACATTCGCCCTCCTTTGATCCTCTTCCATGCCACACCATTTTCCCCAAATGGCTGATTCTGGCTTCTCCAATGGCATCTGCCTCATTTCTCTCAGTATCCACTGTGCTTGGTGCCCTGGAACTCATCTCAGTTAGGTGCCTTTTTTTAACTCAGGTATCACCTTCTTAAACAGCGATTTTACTACAAAGAGAATTCTCCTtggtaaaaaaacaacaacaacaacaaaactggaaaaataggGACTGCCTCTTGGCTCTCAATAAGATCGTCCAAACTGAGCCACAGTACTCACCCTTgttcatatttctctttcctcaccaTCGAATTAAAAACTTTTTAGAAGTTCTAAAACCTGAAAGTCTTTTCCTGTGTTCACCTTCcctcataatgaaaaatatgccaattaaaagaattcaaaaaCAATCCAACAattcagaaaagaagagaagtgaCCAAGTGATTTTGGGTTGTAAGGTTGAGTCTTAcccatggggggtggggggcgcTTGATGCTTGATGATGGTGACATACTTGatgaggatttgaacacaggtcttttggCTCCAGATACCACAATCGTCTTTCCACTGTGCAACCAcaaagtctctctccctctctccctccatctctccctccctcccttactctctctctctcattaattCAAATAACATTTGAATttaagcagcttgcatgtatccagaaagagcaaaacatgaaatatatttacagcaaatacatgacctctctttctagtggggtacatcaagaaaacgctttgaggagacagggtttcaggtgaaccactgagaggatgaggggttcctagcagtggaagtgaggatggacagctttccaggggtgtgtgagcacttatgtaaggccagatgatggaatgtcaggtacgggtaaaatacaacagctagaatgtatagtgtatgactgtgagacatgtaaatgaaatggatagagatcattgggctttaactggatttgttgttggcttcaaatatgaaatagggacacttctattttattccatgggtaatcttaaagaagggagtctgcaaattttagaccagtgaaggttcttaaggatgtgagtggcatggccagaccggggctttgggaacttgaatttaacaagtgtgtggaagatggttgaagtttagagggcagaatctgagaggccagtttgtggaggctattgtgctaggccatgccagctagtggggatgaggacttgaatgaaggtggtgtctgggtgagttaatgtgtgcggtgctgtagaaatagaatagatgttaattttggaaactgcaggcaagggagcaaggctgagtgtgagtgttgtgaaccgggtcacaatggtgccatcagcagcaataggtagatgatgcTTGCCAGGCGTAGAgacctgtgtgggctacccgagtctttcttacctcacctccgacgTCTTTGGTTGGACAAAAccagatgcacatatgagagaaaggacgttccagagtcgaacaagggttgagctttatttcagggtctgggttacaagtgcaggggtgtcttccttaggaggaagaggtggaGATTTCCAAAGGaagctaggatcttaagggcttggaagtagaagtacaagcggggagagagggggagaggagagaggaaagaagaaaacagagccTACTGTCgtcttggctccttacgtgctaagagagctttaaggcttcctcaatcctacttaatcttcagccacacagtttgcatctcaataccgtgctgttagataacaatagtgtgcccagatccgggacgacctcgagggcagggagactccacccatcacgtatctcctggggagaggcggaaatacccgagctagccgagctagctcagtctgaccttctcgaatccctgctgttcatggagggcctcgtaagactctaagatttagaagtcccacttttacccgcccgagaccgtccccacggaattgagcttccaatcccaacagatgctgagatgtgggtttagaaagacatctgaatcaccctctggacaggttgtgtttaagatgagtttgcaacctttgtgtggaaatgtccagtcatcgtgtccctcaagagaagaattaaatcatataacgctatgaaagagagagtctggaggagaaacggtgtgatcagcagtgtctgtatcatagaaatttccaaaggaataaggactgcgtaaaagtcactgaatttagcgatgaagagatgattggtcaaactcagggagtttcagttaaatggtaggatcagaaggcagattgcaagagggtgagaagtgaggaggagagggagaagcagcttttttctcgattgactgtaaaagggagaagacatgtaggaataggggaaggtgaggacaggatcaagtgaaaggtatttttctccccttaagggtGAAAGACGtttgtagtaagcagaagaggaattggtttgtcaaatgttgccatgctaatgttatggacagtatggacaaatggtgactagatggcatcacagctaagaagttgacaactggaagaatggctggacccaaagaatagtcagtaattattcctggaaggaggtgtgtagtgaattgtcccagggatatttcttggtctctgtgctacctagggaaggaaaacagctagagaataggtagaaaacacgtttactgattttacatctaactctaagggtttgagatagaaccaatGGATATAttggatgacagatttggaattccaaatcttaggctagaatggtgggctcagatcaggtaaggtgaaatttaatagacatagtaCAATTTCGTgtctgtactctcaaaacccttttatgaCTCCAAGATGGACAAGCGGAGGCTGAAattttctgaacaaatattgggacatttaatggactgaagctcGACATGGATCAACAGTGTGGTGTGTCAAATAACAAAGtttaaggaaaaccttagggtaTATGAAAGAGACACAGTATTCAACTGTCTTCAGGGGgttaaagggctgtcacagggaaatgGGCCTGGACTTGTTCttctttgacccagaaggtagaacaagtaatacagtgtcacgttacaaagaagcaaatatccactagaagtgaagaaaaatttcgtatcatgtggtgggatggtctacttcaggaaggagaaggtttgccttccctgaggaatgtcaaataaatggtcgatcaccacttcttggggatgtggtggagggtattcctggtcaggtaagggttggaccaggccatgcctgaggtgtcgcatttctgttcgtccttcatcctgatgtgttgattttctcctaaaagtcagaagactatggagaagagcctggtgacaatccaaggcaacccatgggaaagtgtgttgttgtctgtgtctctttagagcagaggagagcaagtcaagatcctttgttatgtttgtcacggtagagagctgacaggttcccaggagaattctcttgtccctttgttcaGCGATCACATCCTCCACATACGAAAAGACAGCAAGCTGAGCCACCAGGTCTTCTTTTCTCAATGTAGCCTCTCAAGTGTTCTTTGCCTTCTATTCCCAACTCCTTTgatatttacattcattttctgtCCTTTGTTTCCCAGTTTGTCATGAACACCATCCATTTCAATTCATGAAAACTAAATGCCTTGTTTCACAGATATCCGTTGAGTCGCAGGCAATTGTGATTTCAGAAATGTCTTCACAAGGGGAGTTGGTGCTCAGAACCAGAACAGTGAAATTGGCATGACTTTCTCTCAAATCTGTGCCTCTGTAACTCACTTGAGCCTTGTTAGAAAGGACTCCTAGTATTAGAATCAGCTACCTCAATATGGAATGACTTTCCTCTCACTGTAACTCTTTGGGCAGAGGGTGATTATCCTTTCTTTTCCCGGGGTTCTTTGGGAAGTCCTGTTTCGATGCCATCTAGGAGGCTTCCAAGGCTGAAATTCTATGTGGAAAAGTAGGATATCTCCCTCCTACTGGATCTTTCGGATAAGAGACATTGAATCAGACTCTGGGATTCTCATGTCCTCTCTCCAAGATTCCATGGTGATAAGGTTGCCCTCACAGGACAGTCCGGGTTATGGACATAATGTTCCATATGAAGCTCAGATGGAAAAATGTTCCTGGAGCAGGAATTACGTGTTGAGAATCTTCCTTGAGAGCTTCATTCTATTTCTGCCAGAGACATTACCAGCAGTGAAAATAACCTTAGCCCCTGAAAGCCGTTCTGTGGTTACTTAAACACCAGTCAAATGAGTTTGATGACAGTCATGTATTTACTTTGTCATTTCCTGCATAGAGAACCCAGAGATGGTGCCCAGTGTGGAATCATTCCTTCatctcctactatatgccaaggaaTGTACTATGTCCTCGGAATGCaaagaatgacataaaaatactcagtccctgcccttaaggtgTTAGCCAACTTAACCTTCTCCCACTTTATGTCCTCATTTTAATAAGACTCTTCTTTTGCAGCTTCTGGGGTAGCCACTATAGCAACCTTCCCATATTCCGTGGGATCAACAGGACCTGAAGCCTACACAGGTAGAATTGTTAGGACTTTAGCGTTCTGGAAAGGGCTCAGTAGGCTTTTCAAAGTtctggaaagaaggagaaaaggaagggaacgTAGAGTTTCCAAACAAACCCTACTAACTCTATGATGCAGAGGCTGGGCAAGACAGGAGTGGGGATTTGgcatgacttctgaagtcccttgtaAGCAATTCCAGAGAAGATTTAAATATCTGGTAATTTGCCAGAGAGATCCCTGCAGGCACGTGGCACAAATTGTTGCATCTCATgccaaagatgaggaaaaagaaaggcccCTCGAACAGCCCCCCACCTTGTCTGACCAGAGTTAGCATTTGCCCAGAACCTGGAACCTCTTGTGATAATTCAGCTTCATGTTGAACTTCATTCTCTTCGAGATTGTGGGTCCCCACATAGTCATCTGGACATAGCTTgggagctctttgaaagcagggccttcttttgcttctgttggTATGTCTAGCACTTATTACAATGCATTGTATATGGCAAATGATGAATAAGTGCTTTCCTGATCAATCTTGACCAAATCAAGCAGAACCCTTTTCCCATCCAACGAACTTCTCTTGGTTCTCTAGTTTCTCAGTGGTGGTTCTATCAACGGTTTTCTTTCACCTTGATTTAGTTTGAGCTCCTTTGTCAACCACTTTTGCTCCAGGAACATCTTCCAGTCCATTACCATTCCTTAGCACCAGCCTTACCACTTACCAAAGTGCTAGCATCTCGGGATCCTTTGGTGGACTGTCTTTACGGATTTTGTCATTAGATTAGGACTTGAAGAAAAGCTGAATAAAGCGGAACTGGGAGAGTGAGAAATCGTACCTACCCAGAGTTATCAGTGCAGCCAGGTTAATGGGTTTCCCTTGCAGAAAGGAATAGAATAggaactgggtgaccttgggcatgctAGTAGAGTGGATAATGCTCACACACAGATGTTCCTCTCTGACTCATATTTCAGTTAGTGGCACGTCCAGCATGGAATCTCTTGTTGCAAACTTTACCGTTACGAACTTCATCTGCTCAGAAGATATGGGGCAGCCCAGTTCTGACACATTCAACTCTGCTGAGAATGTCATGCAACACATGGTTAGTCTTCCCCATATCCGACCCCATCCGCCAACTACACAGCTGATTTCCCCATTCCTTGACTGGGATCCATCTTCTCTTACCCCAAGTTTACTTGACTCTTTCCTTGCTTTGCCAGATTGGCCTCTTGTTTAGGGAAACTACCATTGGGCCCTATTTCCCTGAATGCAAGGTGACTTCTTTGAGGTAAGAATTGTAACACTTTCCGCACACCCTTGAGGATAAACCTCTAATGGACTGCTATATGTAAAAGATAGTCAACTCGATTATACACTTACCTTTAGTCTCATTTTCTCTATGTTCAAATTCCCAAACAACTTTATCCCAGTGCCTCTAATCCCAGAAAGTGCAGGAAATAAAAGTGCGTTCATTCATAAGTACTGATTTGTAAGAAACAGTCTAATGTCAAGAATGTCTTCTCCAGTTGCGGTCCTACGGCTTCTCACCACTGCTACCCAGACAGGTAATGCTAGCTCACCGACCATTCCAAGGCCACTGTCAGCCTTTCTCAGGTCACTTCTGGCATATATTTAAGCCCCTCTCTACCCAGAATCCCAACACATTTCTCAGCACCAATTTCACAGATGTTCATATCACCTCCCATTGTTGTTTTTATCTAGAGCTATGATGAATGGATTTGCAACCAGAGTGGATTTCCTGTGTACCCATCGCGTTGTCCCTGTCAAGCCTGTCGTGGACAGTGAAGTGTACTGGGAGATGAGCAGGGAAACACATGGCATTACCATTCTGTGCCTCTTCACCCTGGCCAAGGACAGTCATTACCTTGATGGTGAGCTACCTGACTAAGCCATCATCTTGGCCACTGTCCCGACCAGTCTTCTGATATAACCTcagtattattttctcttcattttaagcCTTATTCTTTTATCCCTTATTCCACCCCTGCCCAGAATCCTTTATTCCAATGTCCCATTTTTTCATCCAGGTCCAAAAGATAGAACCTACGTATAACTGAGTTGCTAGACTGCCCACTACTTGGTGCCATCTCTGGTGTTATCTGTGGTAGCTGGAGATAATTGTTGTTCTGTCCATTTTTTGGTCTTTGCAAAtgcaaactttgaagtaattCTTTGGTTGGAGACTAGAGGTCAGCAAGGAGAAGGATGGATGAGGTGAAGTAAGGAAGGATAAGTATCTAAGAGTAGGATGGAATCAGGAGGACAAAAGGTTTCCACCTACGACAATGATGGCTCTGTTCCAATCAAgtgaaatttaataagaattgACATGTACTGAAGTGGAAGAAAGTGGATTTGAAGGAAGAGGGCCTGGGTTCTACTCCTAACTTTCTAATTCCTCTCAGTTTGACAGCTGACTAACAAATTACCCTAGATGAGCCTCAGCTGTGTCTTCTGTAAATTATAATGTTGGCCCAGATGTGGTCTTGGCCAGGTCTCAATATGTGATTCTGATTCAAACGGCTCTTTAGTGCTTTTGAAATCCAATCCACTTCTATATTAATGAAACAGAAGTATATAGTTTTGGGGAGACAGAACTCTATAACAAGTCATTGGAAAGTGACCTTGGAGATTATCTTGAGAGTAAGCTTAATAAGAGCCATCAAAGTGACAGGGCATGCATGCCAAAAACCCCAACAGAAACACACTGGTGTGCTAATATGTCTCTTGGTCTTCCTTGAGGGTGGAAATTCCCTCCCGGGAGGCAAAGTGCTAGCTGTCCAaaacctatcattttaaggactTTCCTGAGCCTGAGACGTTAAGTGATTTGACAGGATCAGAGCATTCATTCAGTTTTAAGGGATGGGTTCTGATTTCAGAACTTCTGAATTCTGAATAGCCATTTCAAACCAGTTTGCCATATGATTTCTTGTCACAATTCTGTCTGCATTTAGCTGACTACAAGGAATCGTAGTTGAATCTACAACAACAGAAGTGTAGTAGcttgaaaggagggaggtgacagTTCTATCTTCCTCTGCCTTTACAAGTTGAAGCTAGTTCATTTTGAGGAGCCCCAGGATGGCGAGGCATCATGAAAGTATGGGGTAAAGGCAGAGAGGCAGTGCAGTAGCTAGTGTCCTGATCCTAGAGCCAGGGAAAACCGAGTTCCAGTCTTGCCTGACAagctcactggctgtgtgacataGGGACGTCTCTTAAGGGAACAGCTTTCATGCTCCATTTGCTcgtctgaaaaatggggataatcatagtaaTACCAATCTCAAAATTCGACAGTGAGGAGAAATGGGACCACATTTCTAAAGTACTGTGAAAACCTTAAATCATCTTGCAGAGATATACTACTGATGATGATGGCGACAGCTAGAAAGAACTGTTCATGTTTAGCCAGGAGACATCATGATcacattctttgatttttcaggagcCTATCA from Notamacropus eugenii isolate mMacEug1 chromosome 1, mMacEug1.pri_v2, whole genome shotgun sequence includes these protein-coding regions:
- the LOC140521066 gene encoding mucin-16-like isoform X2; its protein translation is MLVEWIMLTHRCSSLTHISVSGTSSMESLVANFTVTNFICSEDMGQPSSDTFNSAENVMQHMIGLLFRETTIGPYFPECKVTSLRAMMNGFATRVDFLCTHRVVPVKPVVDSEVYWEMSRETHGITILCLFTLAKDSHYLDGYKEESMVQSTEVLWSPLMLPPWATGKKTSSIHPRAVALEGEGHSAMSNWVPICARPLTECALHQMPFVRVNWNCSFSSNLGSNSIGQGFLDGTRKTTGHCPRGLFKLDNLHMTNMPYWTISFFGLALLLVLLVNHM
- the LOC140521066 gene encoding mucin-16-like isoform X3 gives rise to the protein MLVEWIMLTHRCSSLTHISVSGTSSMESLVANFTVTNFICSEDMGQPSSDTFNSAENVMQHMIGLLFRETTIGPYFPECKVTSLRAMMNGFATRVDFLCTHRVVPVKPVVDSEVYWEMSRETHGITILCLFTLAKDSHYLDGYKEESMVQSTEVLWSPLMLPPWATGKKTSSIHPRAVALEGEGHSAMSNWVPICARPLTECALHQMPFVRVNWNCSFSSNLGSNSIGQGFLDGTRKTTGHCPRGLFKLDNLHMTTK